In Solenopsis invicta isolate M01_SB chromosome 6, UNIL_Sinv_3.0, whole genome shotgun sequence, the genomic window caaaaattggtactattattgtaaatttataattatcacaaTTCGTCTCGTGCGTACGATCTTCAcagttcatttaaattttagaacaattattttgaatatgaaATAGTCATCGCATGGTGATACATTATCAATAATACACTGTCTGAATggataattttgcaaaaatgtaaaaaatgtttatatattctATGTCTGCTACatattaagaataatttgttgaatatttatgtaaaaaaggcactatttataaaaattgtatgtactatttgtactttttttccttaaaaatttattgcatatattGCTTACATTAGCATTcatagaacattttttaaaataatatttcgtaaAGTTGCTCTGCAaactatttgtattttttaattaataaacaatatactGTGTTATTTAGATTTCTAGTACAAATTTAAGATATATCTTTTTCCTTTAAGATAGGTATTTTTCACTAACAGATACTTTTATTAAGTActctttcttaaaaataacatttgtatttttaaatttttaaatacttaatgaTTAACAAATACTAATTAATAGtttcaaatacaatatttaaaatcatattcaatatttaataaacgtcAAATCAAATATAGTCaagtaaaaaatagatttttcaaattaaaatatttcgaacacAAAACATTTCATTGTGTACATTATTATACAAAGATGACAGTAATATTGTTTTCTGTCGAAAAGAAATTTGCATGTGCATTATGAGAACTTAATGTTGcctaacgtataaaaaataaagaagtttcTAACTTTATTCTCGAAAAAGACACTTCTAGCAttgatacaataatttatatgcaatacaaaatatttcacggTTTATCTTAATGAACACAAATGTATACACATTATgagataaatgttttttttcatcAATGTATGGCcggtttttctttttctttttagtagCTTGATAGTTTGAAAGGCGATAAGTGAAATTTTACAATTCGACATTTCAGTCTACTGCACTGGGTAATTGCGCTATAATAACATTGAACTTTATTGAACTctactgtaaataaatatttcgataaGTAGGGATGGGCgatgcagtaaaaaataaagaaatattgatatttctaCTGTATCGCACAATTGATTCTATGATGTTCCTTTAGCGTCTACATCGAGAAAAAGAAGTAAACGAGCATgctctattattatatttaattttgttatatttaatttgtcatGCGAGATTTCATTCCAAATATCTTACTATTCTTAGATTTCTAGAATTTcgaaattacacaatttttggCTTTAACGCAAGTACTAATGGTTTCTCACAAAATGTGAAAACTGTTGTCTCCGTGGCAACATAGGAAATTATATTCCTCATTTATTGAGAACTGTAAGTTTATCACATATGTATCACTTTTTGACCTCAGCCAGAatccaaaataaataaaaatgaattgtttCCTTGATaagtttaattttgttttttttttatatttaacaaagaaaaattgttgTCTTTAGATGATGAGAAATGGTGATGTATGCTGGAATAAAAGATTCAATGATGGTCAAGCAATCAGAAACTATCTTGTTAAAATTGGGATATTTGTATCAAGTTCAAGATGATTATTTGGATTGTTTTGGGGATTTCAAAGTTTTTGAGCAAAGATAGTACTGATATAGAAGAAGGAAAATGTATGTACGTGGCTGGTTATTCACTCCTCAACACATCATGCCGGTGCAGCGTAAAACTGTAAAGGAAATGTTGATTAAATGTGTTTTCGTCGCTGTTAAGAATTTTCCCAAACAAACTTGCGTACGGTTATGCAGTTATGCAAGTTTGTTTAGATGGGTCAAtagtttattcttatttttcctttatttttctttgttttcacGCAGAAATGCTACAGAGTTTTAGATCCAGAAAAAATAGACGCATAAAACAGCTCTTCATTGATTTGGATTTACtgaacatttatttgaaacacgaatatataatattagagaagagggtaatatggcacgcgctctccattttcattttattgaataattttgtttataattaatattttttattgaaacttgaacaattacattcgtcatagtgttgtttgacagattctaataggctcaaagtaatgagatatttattatttagaatgtgACTTATAAAagtctaatgcactgcataatcggtggcagaaaaaaagggGTTGTAATATGACTatctacaaaataattttaaaaaattagtttagtttaaaagaaccacagtatcttgttacaaaattatatatttttaattttccactgtttaaaatttttctgttttagaattttcctgcattcaaaaactttataaataccattagaaatttcgttagaaatatcattttatccgtGTTTAACATGAAATAACAAGCacaaaatgatatctttaatgtttctagacaccgctctctagaatgacaattCATTTATTGAaggaatatttcgatataaaaattttgcttaaaaaaccattttgataaaattccatattattgttttaactttatataactcaaaatgtgtatttacagccaaataaaaaagtaaataacaaaaaaacactcaagtatatgtacattcgtgtgataatacactcaagtttaagaataatgaggaagtatgagtaattaaaggttaaaggtgtaccttgaaaaagtttagaagtgctcaaaagtaaaaatgccttatatgCCAATTGTCAGTCGTtatatattggcatattagcatcactaaaaaacggcggactactaaacgaataactccataagcataagcaattgttagaatacgtcacttaataacagagataataggggtaatcATATTGTCGaaagtagccataataccctcttctcctctataaaaGCACAAATACAGCAAATATCATACGGGCTTCCACATTGTTTTTTCTAAGATTAATTAAGAAAGGCATATCACAGACGGAAATATTCTGTTTAAAACATGTCTTGAACAATAAAGTGTTTTAACTAACCAATTGTTTTaaccatatttaaaataaatattaaaaacattttttgattaatgATTCAAACAACATTATTTCGGCGAATATTCCGTTTTctcatatttacattaaattctcttttagaaattaaatttgcattattttcatTGTAGAAGTAAATCATTGATACACAAACGTAAATCTGatacaacattaaaaataaatacttctcTTTTATCGTTTCATGTTACTGAATCGTTTGTGATTTAtcgtgattttatttattaacaaaattgtcATTATTACTGTTTTAACATCTATTTTAAACattcgattaaaaatttaatatatcatttaatgaatattatgaCGTCCTAAATTACAAGAAGCacagaaatataacaaaaaacagatatattaatattatcatagtaaaatttataattaacacaCTTCGTCTCGCGTGTACCACCTGTAGTCCATGATAAATTTCCATTTAAGTCATTTAATAGTGTATTAAATATGGAAATTATTGTAtagtattaaaacaaaaattttatgtaatagtactgttaataagtaaataaaaatttattccatatattaattataaaattcatgtaaaataaaattgtccaGTTGTTGTAttcattgttatatttttacacaattatagatatttaaaatagaaaaatactactaggacttttttatttttcttttttttacaagcaGTTGGCGCCTCCTTTCGTTATTACGAACTTTCATACGTACAATTGTTTTCAATTCGCGTCTTAAATTGTTAAGTTGATCATTTGAAGCAGCCTCTGTGCTGAAGAATCTTGTAGCCTCTAAAAAgaatatatctttatatctGCAAGTAATGctttaatttcacaatttttaaatatacgtacCATTAAATCGTACATCATTGTTATCAAAAAATAGAATATCTTTATAGTCAAATAAGCTATTTTGTTGAGTATCTTCTTTAGTTTCAACAACAATTTCATTATCTATATTTGGTGTTTCATATGTATCTTCATCATCAGATGAATCATGTTTAAATGCGTtgtttgcattaaaattaaacctaaatcTTTGCGTTTTTTCTACAATGGATGCATCATTATCcttgatattttctaaaaatatcaattaaatatttcttaatatgttCAAAAATCGTACATtgaatataatcaatatataaagatatttgttAAACACCTGTGTCATCTTTTTCCTTTCCATATGCTTTTAACAAACTAAATTCTTCTTTCTGTTTCAGACTCTCTACCAAAGTATCAGATACAGCATAATAAATATCCTTGGACACTTCAGGTTCTGGAGGTGCAGGTTCCACAATTTCTGGTATAGACTTatcacatttcttttttttagtatttttctctttaatttctgGCTGTGCAGGTTTAATTTCGTATTCACAATGTCTGTTTTCAGTTGGATCATATCGTATCATCAATCCCTTCCTACAAGTATTCAGTCATTAAACATCCATgtaacaattacaaatttttgtttaattaaaaatatcttacttAGCAGGTTTTGTTTCCTGGCTTTTTACATTAAGTGGTGTTCCTaaaatactttctaaaatatCCAATTGCCTTTCTTTCTCCTTCTGCAAATTACACTCGTCACCTTCAACAACTTTATTTTCCTCAGTTTGATAATTGTCTTCTGTAAAACGATCATCTAGAGTAaaacgagcatcattgccaagAGTTATCTATAAGAATAAATTGTGTTAGCTTATGTTAAATATTCTCTTAACTTtctatacatataatttgaaaaaataatctagtgtttctttttttaaaaaaactaagagcattatagttataacattcatatatcaatatttcttaaataaataaccaTACAATACTTTCTCAAGATATTAAAGTATATGTGAGGatcattaaagaaaatttttttgttaaagttaaaaaattcaataaaaaaaatttatatacgagaagttgagagaaaaataaaacatgGTGTCAGATTTTTACCTTTTTACTCTTCTTGACTTTAAATTCGTCCTCATTCCATAGAGAATCCTTTTCGTTATTATTGTCATCGTCGCTGTCAAACAAATCTCTCTTCGTCTTTTTCTTTGGACTTTGCTGTTTGTCAATGccatcaaatataattttcttattgttCGTAGTGTTATCCTGTGAAAAtataatcacaataaaatatataaacataaaaattattataaggaAATATGACACAATCGCAATATGAGTAAATTTACCAAGTTACTCAATGCTTGCTGTATAAGTTGTCCCTTTGCTTTAAATGACTGTTTCTTCTCCTGCAAGGATCGCAAACGTCTGTTCTCGGATTCGGTAATTACGTTCATTTTTAAGGCTgttataagcaaaaaaaatgtcaataaaatcAAAGTATCATAAATATCCTATAACCTAAAATTTAGGAGTCTAGACTCTCACTTTAGATTCTAAATCCTCGTTGAAGAGTTTCTAATTACGTGGAACATCGACTCAATCTacgataaaacaatttttttcgttattaGAATAGAAAAATGAATGTTAAAATCGTTgctcgatataaaaaaaatataaatacactgAATTACACGTGAACGGCATGGgcatacgtatgtatatacatacaggaACGACTCTGGCGCCGTCTGTGCGAAAAAGATGAGGCGTTTTTTCGTTTCACAACCATTCACCACCATTCACGATTATGGTAGCGTGTTGTTACGTGTAGGCTGAAAAGCATGTATGTACATTGTACATGcatatatacttaatattttgaGCGCGGTCGCTTCTGATTGACAGTGGTTGAAAAAACGCTTATGAATGAAATGTTTCGTGTCGAGAAGAAACTGCGCCAAATTAAAATCAAACGCACATCGATTTTTagatatatgcatatattaaataaaatccgTCATGGATAACGCAAAAgattatctttaaattatagaCAACGTACGGGATTGAAAATCTAAACGCTTTTGTTTTGAGAACTTGACTTTGGTCcaagtataaataattgttcATATTTATAATCGATAGACTTTTTAAATACAGAGTCACTTTATTTATAGTTGTATTTTGCATTCGGACGGTGATACTAAGGCCATTTCTTCGGCGTTGGATTCCGAATTCTTTCGTCGAGAATTGGAATACGAAAGGTCTGCGTGATTCTGCTTTTCCGTTTCTGTTGCTTTCTTAGTGACATCGGTCGGATCTTCGgaatttttattgattacaGTATTGtctgaaaaaataatgaatgaatatgtattacattaaattccGATTATCATTTAATGGCAATTGAACTTTTCATAGCTCTTCAGTATGTACCATAAAGAACATCCACAATGTTCTCTTCTTTTTCGATTAAACGGATGTGCTCATTGTCGGCGAGAacatcaaaactttttataatgtCGGAGTTAAGATGCAACAGCCAGAATTGGTTTCCTTCGCGATTCAATTTTTTCGATATCGTTTCAATACCCTGTCGTGAAAATCACATGCAatttaactaacaataaaaCAGTGTCATTTATGAATCGATAAAAAGAAATTCTATTAGTGAATGTTATCCTTGATACCTTGATTGAAGTGTAATCAAGACTGGTGAATCTTTCACAATTTAAGATCAACGGGACACCGTTTTCAGCTAAACTCATGACTTTATTGCAGAAGGAAGATACTGCGGGATAATGAAGACATACGTCGGGTTTTAACATTATGTATCTATTTCCTAAGTCAgtctggaaaaaaaataatttcaacataTTTCTTAAGTCatgtatatacattatacatatataatataacatatataaatatatacaatatattaaagttatatacatacaaagaatataatttatgtgtgtgtgtgtgtgtgtgtgtgtgtgtgtgtgtgtgtgtgtgtgtgtgtgcgtgtgcgtgtgcgcgcgcgtataAAAACAGctgtttacacacacacacagacacacacacacacatgcacgcacgcacgcacgcacacacacacacacacacacatgcacgcacgcacgcatgcacgcacacacacacacacacacacatcttcTATATATAAACAGCTATTATACCTTGCAATTGATTGTTTGAAGTGTTAGTCTCGCGGACATTCGGATGAAAAGGATCAAGTTGAAGAGAACCCCCAGAAGGAGTCCGATCTCGATACCGATAAGAATAGAGAGCACAAAGGTCCCTATCGCCGCGACCGCATCTGTTTCTGCGAGAAAAGAAACATATTACGTAAGTCTATTGCTTCATCTCTCTTGATTAATCTATGTACACGCGCGGGAATGTAACACTGACTGCTTCCTCTCCAGAGTAATTTTATGATCTTCAGGTCGATCATGAACAACACGGCGGTTATCAGCACCGCCGCAAGTGTCGCACGTGGGATGTAATAAAAATACGGCGTCAAGAAGCTCAGCGCTAGCAATGCCATAGTACCTGCGAAAAACGCAATGTCATtcattacttctttttttttttcttgtgcaCTTATGTGCCACGAATGTGTCTCATATCATTATACAATGCTTTTCACTGTCATGCTGCATTTTACACGTCTGTCGCGCCAGAATCgtaaatttctttaacaatGCATAAGtgttatgtattaataaattattataaaatatagtaattttttatggCTATTCATATTCAACACGTCGCTTCATTTCGTCTTCTTTGCATATGAACAAAGTTGTTTGCCAATTATAGGACATTTTGGTTACCAGCTAAAATTTACCGAAATTTAAAAACCGCAGATTTCCtaggtattttttttcttattaacgacaaaaaattttgaaaacccgAATTTTG contains:
- the LOC105207473 gene encoding uncharacterized protein LOC105207473, coding for MNVITESENRRLRSLQEKKQSFKAKGQLIQQALSNLDNTTNNKKIIFDGIDKQQSPKKKTKRDLFDSDDDNNNEKDSLWNEDEFKVKKSKKITLGNDARFTLDDRFTEDNYQTEENKVVEGDECNLQKEKERQLDILESILGTPLNVKSQETKPAKKGLMIRYDPTENRHCEYEIKPAQPEIKEKNTKKKKCDKSIPEIVEPAPPEPEVSKDIYYAVSDTLVESLKQKEEFSLLKAYGKEKDDTENIKDNDASIVEKTQRFRFNFNANNAFKHDSSDDEDTYETPNIDNEIVVETKEDTQQNSLFDYKDILFFDNNDVRFNEATRFFSTEAASNDQLNNLRRELKTIVRMKVRNNERRRQLLVKKRKIKKS